One part of the Sphingobium yanoikuyae genome encodes these proteins:
- a CDS encoding 2OG-Fe(II) oxygenase — protein MTPCPAPPMLRAMDLTDLDLHGAARLPALLSPDQCDAIVALWDQPHAFRKEVVMARHGYGRGRYRYFNYPLPEPVATLREALYPPLIEVANRWAAMLGSDALYPARHADFLNQCALGGQDKATPLLLRYEAGDWNALHQDVYGATIFPLQAAILLSEPEADFTGGAFILTEQRPRMQSRAEMVPLRKGDAVVFPVRERPVTGTRGVHRVQMRHGVSRLLSGMRHTLGIIFHDAQS, from the coding sequence ATGACGCCGTGCCCCGCTCCGCCCATGTTGCGCGCCATGGACCTCACTGACCTTGACCTTCATGGCGCCGCGCGCCTGCCTGCCCTGCTTTCCCCGGACCAGTGCGACGCGATCGTCGCGCTATGGGACCAGCCCCATGCCTTCCGCAAGGAGGTGGTGATGGCGCGCCATGGCTATGGCCGGGGGCGCTATCGCTATTTCAACTACCCGCTGCCCGAGCCGGTCGCCACGCTGCGCGAGGCACTTTATCCGCCGCTGATAGAGGTCGCCAATCGCTGGGCGGCGATGCTGGGGAGCGATGCGCTCTATCCCGCGCGCCACGCAGATTTCCTCAACCAGTGCGCGCTCGGTGGTCAGGACAAGGCGACGCCCTTGCTACTGCGCTATGAGGCGGGCGACTGGAATGCGCTGCATCAGGATGTCTATGGCGCGACCATCTTCCCGTTGCAGGCCGCGATATTGCTGTCGGAGCCGGAGGCGGACTTCACCGGCGGCGCCTTCATCCTGACCGAACAGCGCCCGCGCATGCAGTCGCGCGCCGAAATGGTGCCGCTGCGCAAGGGCGATGCCGTGGTCTTCCCGGTGCGCGAGCGGCCGGTGACGGGCACGCGCGGCGTCCACCGTGTGCAGATGCGCCATGGCGTCAGCCGGCTCCTGTCCGGCATGCGCCATACGCTGGGCATCATCTTCCACGACGCCCAGAGCTAG
- a CDS encoding class I SAM-dependent methyltransferase, producing the protein MRLMLALALSGLALSMPIITLAKTDLAAAVADPKRPADARALDESRKPAETLAFLGLKPGMKAADIMTGSGYWAEIMADAVGPKGKVTGFEPSQFYASEEEKPKWAALVARRPEVDWVRYPFEAFAAAPDSFDFSIINLSYHDLYWQSDKFGIPRTDPDAFVKTLYAATRPGGIVGIIDHVGPAGDTRAVVDKLHRIDPAVVKADFLRAGFVLEARSPLLANPADDHSKLVFDPAIRGKTDRFLYRFRKPK; encoded by the coding sequence ATGCGCCTGATGCTTGCCCTGGCCCTGAGCGGCCTTGCCCTGTCCATGCCGATCATCACCCTTGCCAAGACGGATCTTGCCGCCGCCGTGGCCGACCCCAAGCGGCCCGCCGACGCGCGCGCGCTGGACGAAAGCCGCAAGCCGGCCGAGACGCTGGCGTTCCTGGGCCTCAAGCCCGGCATGAAGGCGGCCGACATCATGACCGGATCGGGCTATTGGGCGGAGATCATGGCCGATGCGGTCGGCCCCAAGGGCAAGGTGACCGGGTTCGAGCCCAGCCAATTCTACGCCAGCGAGGAAGAGAAGCCCAAATGGGCGGCACTGGTCGCGCGCCGGCCGGAAGTGGACTGGGTGCGCTATCCGTTCGAGGCCTTCGCGGCGGCGCCCGACAGTTTCGACTTCAGCATCATCAATCTGAGCTACCATGATCTCTACTGGCAGTCGGACAAGTTCGGCATTCCGCGCACCGACCCCGATGCCTTCGTGAAGACGCTCTATGCCGCGACCAGGCCGGGCGGGATCGTCGGCATCATCGACCATGTCGGCCCGGCCGGCGACACCCGCGCAGTCGTGGACAAGCTCCACCGGATCGACCCGGCGGTGGTGAAGGCCGACTTCCTGCGCGCCGGATTCGTGCTGGAGGCGCGAAGCCCGCTGCTCGCCAACCCCGCCGACGATCACAGCAAGCTGGTGTTCGATCCCGCCATTCGCGGCAAGACCGACCGTTTCCTCTACCGTTTCCGCAAGCCGAAATGA